The following DNA comes from bacterium.
ACTCGTCAGGATGGATTCCGCCATAAGTACTTTTGCGTTGGTCAGCATAAGGGGGCGAAGTGACAACTAGGTCAATAGAATTATCCGACATCGTTTTTAATACATCAAGGCTATCACCAAGAATAACATCGGCCTTTATTTTGGCTTTTGTTTTTTGGTTAAATAAATTAATTTTTTCTATGGTTTTAGTTGTCATAGAATTTATTTTAATAATTCATCCGGTTTTACACCCAACGCCTTTGCTATTTTTTCTAAATTAGAAATTGTAGGATTTTTTGATCCATTTTCAACTCTACTAATATACCCTCTATCCATTCCTGTAGTGCGACAAATATCACCTTGCGACATTCCTTTCACTTCTCTAATTCTTGCGATATTATCACCCAATTTTTTTGAAATAGTATTCATAAAAGTTATACACATTTTACCCCTAATTGTACTTTTTTACAATATTGTACTATAATACAATATATTTGGGAGCCTACCATAACCCAACGCGCGCGCAAGGGCGGGCAGGGGCAAGCGCGTTTCTAATAAATAACGTACGCAATCGGTCGGGCGGCGCATTCGCCATAGCGAATACGAAACAACACCCCCCCCACAAATAAATCGTTAGGCCCCCGAAATCGTCCGCCTCCGCCCGCTTCGGCGGGACAAGTCACCACCAGTGGGTTTTACCTCGCCGAACAGGCGGGCAAAA
Coding sequences within:
- a CDS encoding helix-turn-helix transcriptional regulator, with the translated sequence MNTISKKLGDNIARIREVKGMSQGDICRTTGMDRGYISRVENGSKNPTISNLEKIAKALGVKPDELLK